One window of uncultured Trichococcus sp. genomic DNA carries:
- a CDS encoding PTS lactose/cellobiose transporter subunit IIA produces the protein MEDEEKIIMQLIIHGGDARAYSMKAIQAAEKGAFTEADKLMGEAKTSLNKAHDLQTTIIQEEIRGKPTSTTLLMVHAQDHVMNAMTVRDLAEHLIQLREEVHLFHTQKVSQEEIA, from the coding sequence TTGGAAGATGAGGAAAAGATCATCATGCAGCTGATCATCCATGGTGGGGATGCCCGCGCGTACAGCATGAAGGCCATCCAAGCCGCCGAAAAGGGCGCGTTTACCGAAGCCGACAAATTGATGGGGGAGGCAAAGACTTCCCTGAACAAAGCGCATGATTTGCAGACTACGATTATCCAAGAAGAAATCAGGGGCAAACCGACCAGCACCACGCTGCTGATGGTCCACGCACAGGATCATGTGATGAATGCCATGACCGTGAGGGATCTGGCGGAGCACCTGATCCAATTGAGAGAAGAAGTCCATTTGTTCCACACACAAAAAGTGAGCCAGGAGGAGATCGCATGA
- a CDS encoding PTS sugar transporter subunit IIB produces MTLSIMLACAGGFSTSMLVERMKDAAKERGLEVTIDATAEGKVDKLIQNIDILLLGPQVGYMEESFKKKYSGHPVAIATIPSMDYGMMNGKKVLVDALNLLN; encoded by the coding sequence ATGACACTATCGATTATGTTGGCCTGTGCGGGAGGTTTTTCGACCAGCATGCTGGTTGAACGGATGAAGGATGCGGCAAAAGAAAGAGGGCTGGAAGTCACGATTGATGCCACGGCGGAGGGGAAGGTGGATAAGCTGATCCAGAACATCGACATCCTTTTGCTGGGCCCGCAAGTCGGGTATATGGAAGAAAGCTTCAAAAAGAAGTACAGTGGCCATCCGGTCGCGATCGCCACGATTCCTTCGATGGATTACGGCATGATGAACGGCAAAAAAGTATTGGTGGATGCTTTGAATTTATTAAATTAA
- a CDS encoding PTS transporter subunit EIIC gives MADFSNVQMSLQRAAGAIQNNKYISAITNGLMSAMPITIVGALGSLVNSFPVQGYQDFLVNTGLKAITVIPSEITTNLLAIYVVYLIAAKFAESYDIDGTPAGMLALMSFLIVTPFNYSEANTLASLPATWMGAPGLFTAFLVALLSAKVYTIFKIKGWVIKMPDGVPPTVSKSFSGLVPGLVLAVIALVIRYVMTLTAYADIHSFIFSVVAAPLTKLGGSFTALLVAMFAAQILWLVGVHGAMVVYSVFMPIWTPLGTENLAAYNAGLEIPNIVSGSMFGMVVFMGSGATLGLALAMLRAKSEQYRVLGKLSLIPNICGINEPIIFGMPIIMNFTLAIPFILVPLIIAVTSYLGMLTGILPYLPGIAVPLGVPVIINGLMAGGWRWAIYQALMIAVSYFVYLPFFKVMDKAAYKQEVEAQQQAEKSELENALV, from the coding sequence ATGGCTGATTTTTCTAATGTACAGATGAGTTTACAACGTGCTGCGGGTGCGATCCAAAACAACAAATATATCAGTGCCATCACGAATGGTCTGATGTCAGCGATGCCGATCACGATCGTGGGTGCCTTGGGGAGTCTCGTGAACAGTTTCCCGGTTCAAGGGTATCAGGATTTTTTGGTCAACACCGGATTGAAAGCGATTACGGTCATTCCTTCCGAAATCACGACCAACCTTTTGGCCATCTATGTTGTTTATTTGATCGCTGCGAAGTTTGCCGAGTCCTATGACATCGACGGTACGCCGGCAGGGATGCTTGCCTTGATGAGCTTTCTGATCGTGACACCTTTCAATTATTCCGAAGCGAACACATTGGCCTCGCTGCCCGCTACCTGGATGGGCGCACCGGGACTGTTTACAGCATTTCTTGTCGCATTATTGTCCGCGAAAGTTTATACCATTTTCAAAATTAAAGGTTGGGTCATCAAGATGCCTGATGGCGTACCGCCGACCGTGTCCAAATCATTCTCCGGTCTGGTGCCTGGTTTGGTGCTTGCTGTTATTGCCTTAGTCATCCGCTACGTGATGACGTTGACTGCCTATGCCGATATCCACTCGTTCATCTTTTCGGTAGTGGCTGCACCACTGACCAAACTGGGTGGGAGCTTTACGGCTCTGTTGGTTGCGATGTTTGCTGCACAAATTTTGTGGTTGGTCGGTGTACACGGCGCGATGGTCGTCTACAGTGTATTCATGCCGATCTGGACACCGCTGGGTACCGAAAACTTGGCAGCGTATAACGCTGGTCTGGAAATCCCGAATATCGTTTCCGGAAGCATGTTCGGGATGGTCGTATTCATGGGTTCAGGCGCTACCTTAGGTTTGGCGCTGGCGATGTTGCGGGCGAAATCGGAACAATACCGTGTCCTTGGCAAATTGAGCTTGATCCCGAACATCTGCGGCATCAATGAACCGATCATCTTCGGGATGCCGATCATCATGAACTTCACTTTGGCTATCCCATTCATTCTGGTGCCTTTGATCATCGCAGTTACTTCCTATCTTGGCATGCTGACAGGCATCCTGCCTTACCTGCCGGGTATCGCGGTGCCATTGGGTGTTCCGGTCATCATCAACGGATTGATGGCAGGCGGCTGGAGATGGGCGATCTACCAAGCATTGATGATCGCTGTGAGCTATTTCGTCTATCTGCCGTTCTTCAAGGTCATGGATAAAGCCGCTTATAAGCAAGAAGTGGAAGCGCAACAGCAAGCGGAAAAATCCGAATTGGAAAATGCATTAGTCTGA
- a CDS encoding prolyl oligopeptidase family serine peptidase produces MMSRVKRMARVTALSAVVLGGLFATADPVSAKELKTQPASYETVIEVKDWGATVTKIIVDLGRPVPQGSVTTDTFRVNVSRSDSRLTPSLLGEGIVNVTNAYVADKDGNLAVQTGQYAVLEMEYGPTLALSSALNYQFTTGRNDWTTNAYTITQQTAIETPAGTVSGLVVTEFAGTTKEIIEDFETGASTFNDVTLTYADYSPAQDNQENPLIVWLHGGGEGGTDATIPLAANKATALATDEIQSYFDGAYVLAPQTPTYWMDGIGGRADGSSKYEAALMALIEEYVANNPDVDTDRIYIGGPSNGGYMTMLMARDYPGYFAAAFPVCEGLNDVLISDADIQNLAQTPIWFTAAANDTVLPPAINTVPTYNRLLAVGADVYMTLFDDVHDTSGLYTNADGTPYQYNGHFSWVYVHNNEVMTEINGETITLMQWLSEQSLND; encoded by the coding sequence ATGATGAGTAGAGTGAAAAGAATGGCTAGAGTAACGGCATTAAGCGCAGTGGTTTTAGGAGGGTTGTTCGCGACGGCCGACCCGGTTTCGGCAAAAGAGTTGAAGACGCAGCCAGCATCCTATGAAACGGTCATCGAAGTGAAGGATTGGGGTGCAACGGTGACGAAAATCATCGTGGACTTGGGCAGACCGGTTCCGCAGGGATCCGTGACGACGGATACGTTCAGAGTCAACGTCTCAAGAAGCGACAGCCGCTTGACCCCTTCTTTGTTGGGTGAGGGCATCGTGAACGTCACCAACGCCTATGTAGCCGATAAAGACGGCAACCTGGCCGTTCAGACTGGCCAATATGCGGTGCTGGAAATGGAATACGGTCCGACTTTGGCCCTGAGCTCTGCTTTGAACTATCAATTCACAACCGGGCGCAATGATTGGACGACGAACGCCTACACCATCACGCAGCAGACGGCGATCGAAACGCCGGCAGGCACCGTATCCGGTCTGGTCGTCACCGAATTTGCCGGAACGACCAAGGAAATCATCGAAGATTTCGAAACCGGCGCATCGACCTTCAATGATGTCACGTTGACTTATGCCGACTACAGCCCGGCTCAGGACAACCAAGAAAATCCGTTGATCGTCTGGCTGCACGGAGGCGGGGAAGGCGGAACGGATGCGACAATCCCGTTGGCTGCAAACAAAGCGACTGCTTTGGCTACGGATGAGATCCAGTCCTACTTCGATGGGGCCTATGTCTTGGCTCCGCAGACACCGACCTATTGGATGGACGGAATCGGCGGAAGAGCGGACGGTTCTTCCAAATACGAAGCTGCTTTGATGGCGCTGATCGAGGAGTATGTCGCCAACAATCCGGATGTTGATACTGACCGGATCTATATCGGCGGACCGTCCAACGGCGGCTACATGACGATGCTGATGGCGCGTGATTACCCTGGCTACTTCGCTGCCGCTTTCCCTGTCTGCGAAGGTTTGAATGATGTTTTGATCTCGGATGCGGACATCCAGAATCTGGCGCAGACTCCAATCTGGTTCACTGCCGCCGCAAACGACACGGTGCTGCCTCCAGCAATCAATACGGTGCCGACCTACAATCGCTTGCTGGCTGTAGGTGCGGATGTGTACATGACCTTGTTTGATGATGTACACGACACTTCCGGCCTGTACACAAATGCGGACGGCAC